Proteins from one Chroococcidiopsis sp. CCMEE 29 genomic window:
- a CDS encoding DUF3962 domain-containing protein, translated as MTNKSNWYQTKPIDLGAWELTEAINQEIYSITPPQEYIDVAWQLARMRNRNSSPPVRSLNPLVVAAWNSTFHTVPGSWSRGGTWLYTTQQPTLAALENLGFLVREWLREEFNCSLGSDCVEDFLDRVRDVEWNYADVPLNFNRELPPDDILYQAIPNYLARLFDANRQIQFTTEQQPLNFYRVATCGPGADLISFSPRATGDSNSRFPRYISFVIQIRLRTLQGRTAPLIYCGLGVRRWLTYPLWLANNESPNRVPGSGVTVYAGNRFRWLDGEEQELSVIPIKLYRGGEVPYLHRALSQLIRDTNYLPSAVDIASNSLPGSWEGNPEGLITAIAYHSRLGKHPCKPGVAIKDIGTLNAHIAQHLPLRSAGEIVPIPINKIQCISSENREKSNVFMHRPSVASRSLFMSRFPLETLLILYIYPRTTDKLIEEIRAVLQLNREVEVFETETSLGMMRTVEYASELGDLFRIRIQTLDGRELVKPLNLEDVNRISDARAIEAAKERIKLFKRVLPQPVGRSGAILEIFQPNFYPENGDPYQASKIALMQIGYVNQRIHPLEGDEEQDADESRVKNSVADLLSQAGVLPEQYFIKEDDSVPTRI; from the coding sequence ATGACAAATAAAAGCAACTGGTATCAAACTAAGCCGATTGATTTGGGAGCTTGGGAACTTACCGAAGCGATAAATCAAGAAATTTACTCAATTACTCCTCCTCAAGAATACATTGATGTAGCATGGCAATTAGCCAGAATGCGAAACAGAAACTCATCTCCACCAGTCCGGTCATTAAATCCGCTGGTAGTAGCTGCATGGAACTCAACTTTTCATACTGTCCCAGGAAGTTGGAGTCGTGGGGGAACCTGGCTTTACACAACACAACAGCCAACACTAGCAGCGCTCGAAAATTTAGGTTTTTTGGTAAGAGAATGGTTGAGAGAAGAGTTTAACTGTTCGTTAGGGTCTGATTGTGTAGAGGATTTTCTAGACAGAGTAAGAGACGTTGAATGGAACTATGCAGATGTTCCCCTTAATTTCAATCGTGAACTACCTCCTGATGACATCCTCTACCAGGCAATTCCAAATTATTTGGCTAGGCTGTTTGACGCAAATCGGCAAATTCAGTTTACCACCGAGCAGCAACCTTTAAATTTTTACCGCGTGGCTACTTGCGGGCCGGGAGCCGATTTGATATCTTTTTCACCAAGAGCTACAGGCGATAGTAATAGTAGATTTCCTAGATATATTTCTTTTGTTATTCAAATTAGATTGCGTACTTTGCAAGGGAGAACAGCGCCTCTTATTTACTGCGGACTTGGGGTAAGAAGATGGCTAACATATCCTTTATGGCTTGCAAACAATGAGAGTCCTAATAGAGTTCCTGGAAGTGGCGTTACCGTTTATGCTGGGAATCGATTTCGCTGGCTTGATGGGGAAGAACAAGAGCTAAGTGTTATCCCAATCAAACTATATCGTGGAGGAGAAGTTCCTTATCTGCACAGAGCATTGTCACAACTGATTCGAGACACAAACTATCTACCCAGTGCTGTAGACATTGCATCTAATTCACTACCTGGCAGTTGGGAAGGTAATCCTGAAGGTCTCATAACAGCGATCGCTTACCATTCCCGCTTAGGCAAACATCCTTGCAAGCCTGGAGTGGCTATCAAAGATATAGGAACATTAAATGCTCATATCGCACAACATTTACCTTTAAGATCTGCTGGCGAAATAGTCCCTATCCCTATTAACAAAATTCAATGTATCTCTTCAGAAAATCGAGAAAAATCAAATGTTTTTATGCATCGTCCCTCGGTAGCGAGTAGAAGTTTATTTATGTCTCGCTTTCCACTAGAGACTCTTCTAATTCTTTACATATACCCCAGGACAACAGACAAATTAATTGAAGAAATACGCGCTGTTCTCCAGTTGAATCGAGAAGTAGAAGTTTTTGAAACCGAGACTTCTTTAGGAATGATGAGGACAGTTGAATACGCTAGCGAACTGGGTGATTTATTTCGGATAAGAATTCAAACTCTAGATGGAAGAGAATTAGTCAAACCGCTGAATTTGGAAGATGTAAATAGAATTTCAGACGCAAGAGCAATAGAAGCAGCCAAAGAAAGAATTAAGTTATTCAAAAGAGTTTTACCACAACCTGTAGGACGGAGTGGAGCTATTTTAGAAATTTTTCAGCCAAACTTTTATCCTGAAAATGGCGATCCCTACCAAGCATCTAAAATTGCCTTGATGCAGATCGGTTATGTCAATCAAAGAATTCATCCTTTAGAAGGGGATGAAGAACAAGACGCAGACGAATCTCGCGTCAAAAATTCTGTTGCCGATTTATTATCACAAGCAGGAGTTTTACCAGAGCAGTATTTTATTAAAGAAGATGATTCTGTTCCTACGCGAATTTAG
- a CDS encoding GNAT family N-acetyltransferase produces the protein MTILKVNQLQTSQRSLLRVENNSPPEISVRTAHPEDAQQMHHVQDTSVRKLCSGDYTLEQIEAWVGKLDPEKRRQRMVRDLEASQTGQSEREILFVAEDKLGVIVGFSSLAQNEVNAVHVHPHYTRLGVGKLLLNAVEMAATAQNMKKLQVDASITSVPFYQACGYQVIKHSFHTLRSDVKIPCVFMEKSLESEVKSC, from the coding sequence TTGACAATATTGAAAGTAAATCAACTTCAAACCTCGCAAAGGTCGCTGCTCCGAGTGGAAAACAATTCGCCTCCAGAGATTTCTGTCCGAACAGCCCACCCAGAGGATGCACAGCAAATGCATCATGTTCAGGACACGTCTGTACGTAAGCTCTGTTCTGGTGACTATACACTAGAGCAAATTGAAGCTTGGGTAGGCAAGCTCGACCCGGAAAAACGTCGCCAAAGAATGGTTAGAGACTTAGAAGCTTCCCAAACTGGACAGAGCGAGCGTGAAATTCTCTTTGTTGCTGAGGATAAGTTAGGAGTGATTGTTGGGTTTTCTTCCCTCGCTCAGAATGAAGTCAATGCTGTACATGTCCATCCTCACTACACCCGACTGGGAGTAGGAAAACTGCTCCTTAACGCGGTCGAAATGGCAGCAACCGCTCAAAACATGAAAAAGCTGCAGGTTGACGCTTCCATCACATCTGTACCCTTTTATCAGGCATGCGGCTACCAAGTTATTAAGCACTCGTTTCATACCTTACGCTCTGATGTCAAGATTCCATGTGTCTTTATGGAGAAGTCTCTCGAATCAGAGGTGAAGTCATGTTAG
- a CDS encoding TIGR03936 family radical SAM-associated protein translates to MAVKVEDLLTANILRPARYLGNELGAVHKSWDTAQVRWVLTYPELYEVGASNLGHIILYNIMNAQPRQLCDRAYLPANDLAAKLRATQTPLFAVESRKSLTEFDILGFSLSYELGATNILEMLDLAGIPLTWRERQNSRGGFTKHTLAQEENSEKPALTNYPLIFAGGQTATSNPEPYADFFDFIALGDGEELLPEIGLVLEEGKAAGLNREQLLLDLAQIPGVYVPQFYDMAEDGSVHPNRPDVPKQIQRRVATPMPAYSIGLVPYVETVHDRLTVEIRRGCTRGCRFCQPGMLTRPARDVEPKQVVEAIEQGMRATGYNEFSLLSLSCSDYLSLPAVGMEIKNRLKDENISLSLPSQRVDRFDQDIANILGGARQSGLTFAPEAGTQRMRDIVNKGLTNEELLRGVKTAFEQGWDKIKLYFMIGLPGETDADVLGIAETVEWLQRECRASRRKPLSFNLTISNFTPKPHTPFQWHSVSTAEFERKQSLLRQAFRRMKGIKVNFTDVRISAMEDFVGRGDRRLASVLHRAWELGAGMDSWYDSVERAFTAWGQAIAESGLTWKYRQVERGEWNLIKAGEAGGAGGAGGELTPRPSFDAPLPWDHIDTGIDKQWLKADLQRALEAATVPDCSFDGCSHCGICGVDFGHNIVIEPLPIPQFTGHFVPNTTKSQRLRVWFGKLGDMALVGHLDLLRLFDRAVRRAALPVSFTGGFHPSPRIAIAQALPLGVTSSGEIVDFELTKQVDVEVFRQKLSSQLPGGIPIYSGANIDLPSPAATQLLSGAEYLITVAALEEVTQAQWRDWVEKIKGVEVIWWEQITKSGKTRMVNLRDRLFELEVIEPPKRQERQEKGSSAVLQYVGSCRNDGTQLRPEQVIFMLEQVAQLEFRLLHIHRNRLLLESEL, encoded by the coding sequence GTGGCAGTTAAGGTTGAAGACTTATTAACAGCTAATATCCTACGACCAGCTCGATATTTGGGAAACGAGTTGGGAGCCGTACACAAATCCTGGGATACCGCACAAGTACGCTGGGTATTGACTTACCCGGAACTGTATGAAGTGGGTGCATCTAATCTAGGGCATATTATTCTCTACAACATCATGAATGCCCAACCGCGTCAGTTGTGCGATCGCGCTTATTTACCAGCGAACGACCTGGCAGCGAAGCTACGAGCAACTCAAACACCCCTATTTGCTGTAGAGTCAAGAAAATCGCTTACAGAATTTGACATTTTGGGCTTTAGCCTCAGCTACGAGCTAGGAGCAACTAATATTCTCGAAATGTTGGATTTAGCTGGAATTCCACTGACGTGGCGAGAACGGCAAAACAGTAGGGGCGGGTTTACTAAACATACCTTGGCTCAAGAAGAAAATTCTGAAAAACCCGCCCTTACAAACTATCCTTTGATTTTTGCGGGTGGGCAGACGGCGACATCTAATCCTGAACCTTACGCTGACTTTTTCGACTTTATTGCGCTCGGAGATGGCGAGGAACTATTGCCAGAAATTGGCTTGGTGTTGGAAGAAGGCAAGGCAGCTGGTTTAAATAGAGAGCAGTTGTTGCTTGATTTGGCACAGATACCAGGCGTTTATGTGCCCCAGTTTTATGACATGGCAGAGGATGGCTCTGTCCATCCCAATCGTCCAGATGTGCCAAAGCAGATTCAGCGGCGCGTTGCTACGCCGATGCCAGCTTACTCAATCGGTTTAGTACCTTACGTCGAAACAGTGCACGATCGCCTGACAGTTGAAATCCGGCGTGGCTGTACTCGCGGCTGTCGCTTCTGTCAACCGGGGATGCTAACTCGACCCGCACGGGATGTAGAACCAAAGCAGGTGGTAGAAGCAATTGAGCAGGGAATGCGGGCAACTGGATACAATGAGTTTTCTCTGTTATCTCTTAGTTGTTCTGATTATCTGTCTCTCCCTGCTGTGGGGATGGAAATCAAAAATCGCCTCAAGGACGAAAATATTTCCCTTTCCCTACCTAGCCAACGAGTAGACAGGTTTGATCAAGACATTGCCAATATTCTGGGAGGCGCACGGCAAAGTGGGTTGACCTTTGCGCCAGAAGCTGGAACTCAACGTATGCGGGACATCGTTAATAAAGGTTTGACGAACGAAGAACTGTTGCGGGGTGTGAAAACTGCCTTTGAGCAAGGTTGGGATAAAATCAAGCTCTACTTCATGATCGGCTTGCCGGGTGAAACAGATGCCGATGTTTTGGGCATAGCAGAGACAGTGGAATGGCTACAGCGAGAGTGCCGAGCTAGTAGGAGAAAGCCCCTTAGTTTTAATCTGACAATTTCTAACTTTACGCCCAAGCCGCATACACCCTTTCAGTGGCATTCAGTATCAACGGCTGAATTTGAGCGCAAACAAAGCTTATTAAGGCAAGCATTCCGCCGGATGAAGGGGATAAAGGTGAACTTCACCGATGTGCGGATTTCGGCAATGGAGGATTTTGTGGGACGGGGCGATCGCCGCCTTGCCTCTGTACTCCACCGCGCTTGGGAATTGGGTGCAGGAATGGATTCCTGGTATGACAGTGTAGAGCGTGCTTTTACAGCTTGGGGACAAGCGATCGCCGAATCAGGCTTGACCTGGAAATACCGCCAAGTTGAGAGGGGCGAGTGGAACCTGATCAAAGCAGGGGAGGCAGGGGGAGCAGGGGGAGCAGGGGGAGAACTAACCCCTCGCCCTTCATTTGATGCACCGCTGCCTTGGGATCATATAGACACTGGAATTGATAAACAGTGGCTAAAAGCAGACCTGCAAAGGGCTTTGGAAGCAGCGACGGTGCCAGATTGCTCTTTTGATGGTTGTTCTCACTGTGGGATCTGCGGTGTGGATTTTGGACATAATATTGTGATCGAGCCACTACCCATTCCGCAATTTACTGGGCATTTTGTCCCGAACACCACCAAGTCTCAGCGGTTGCGAGTCTGGTTTGGCAAATTGGGGGATATGGCTTTGGTTGGTCACTTGGATTTACTGCGCCTGTTTGATCGCGCTGTGCGTCGAGCAGCGTTGCCAGTTTCCTTCACGGGAGGATTTCACCCGAGTCCCCGGATTGCGATCGCTCAGGCCCTACCTTTAGGAGTAACCAGCAGTGGTGAAATTGTCGATTTTGAGTTGACTAAGCAGGTAGATGTAGAGGTGTTCCGGCAAAAGTTGAGTAGTCAGTTGCCTGGAGGTATACCAATTTACAGTGGGGCAAATATTGATTTGCCCTCCCCTGCTGCTACACAGCTGTTGTCTGGTGCTGAGTATTTGATTACCGTAGCAGCACTTGAGGAGGTAACTCAGGCTCAATGGCGAGACTGGGTGGAAAAGATTAAAGGCGTGGAAGTTATTTGGTGGGAGCAGATAACTAAGTCTGGGAAAACTAGGATGGTGAATTTGCGCGATCGCTTGTTTGAGTTGGAAGTGATTGAACCACCAAAACGTCAAGAGCGCCAAGAGAAGGGCTCTTCGGCTGTTTTGCAATATGTAGGCAGTTGTCGGAATGATGGTACTCAGTTGCGACCAGAGCAAGTGATTTTTATGCTAGAGCAAGTGGCTCAGTTAGAATTTCGATTGCTCCACATCCACCGCAATCGTCTGCTACTGGAGAGCGAACTGTGA
- a CDS encoding DUF6658 family protein, with protein sequence MNRLMAFFKKLRLRQILTVFLAGVLLIFSTACNGATNAQGANPNNPAVQAGGANNPYKNGGDSYTNLRMSTDPKVNNKKAKSQNDQASLELISQPLIAAANTEEILYPGAEEPAGRAKKEAALPIKTNKDFMQPEPGGLNQRNPDLGERIENRIEQAQEAFKEATEFAREKADEAGQRPEAQSNPALHK encoded by the coding sequence GTGAACAGATTGATGGCTTTCTTTAAGAAACTGCGACTACGCCAAATTCTAACTGTCTTTTTGGCAGGTGTATTGCTGATTTTTAGCACAGCTTGTAATGGTGCAACTAATGCCCAAGGCGCAAATCCAAACAATCCCGCTGTTCAAGCTGGCGGTGCAAACAATCCTTACAAGAATGGTGGAGACAGTTACACCAACTTAAGGATGTCTACAGATCCTAAAGTAAATAACAAAAAAGCTAAATCTCAGAATGACCAAGCTAGCCTGGAGCTAATTTCCCAGCCGTTGATTGCTGCTGCCAATACAGAAGAAATTCTTTATCCTGGTGCTGAGGAACCAGCAGGAAGAGCAAAGAAAGAGGCAGCACTTCCAATAAAAACCAATAAAGACTTCATGCAGCCTGAACCCGGTGGTTTAAATCAACGCAATCCAGATTTAGGCGAAAGAATTGAAAATAGAATTGAGCAGGCACAAGAGGCTTTTAAAGAAGCCACTGAATTTGCCAGAGAAAAAGCAGATGAGGCAGGACAAAGACCTGAAGCGCAAAGTAACCCTGCTTTACACAAATAA
- a CDS encoding YbhN family protein: MKQVWSRIKPYCRWLVLGGTLFFLAKTLKNNWQEVAVINISAIGWATLAIALGVTLLAHIWSGWVWTWILSELNQPVNNSQFVQVYLKTNIAKYLPGNVWHYYGRIAAAKTAGVSASVATLSVLLEPLLMASAAIAIVLLGVQSVAINSSGNIQGLLILVLAAVLMTVHPRFLNLAIRFLGRLKLKPNNSNAVNTSAFRVKRYPLRPLLGELGFIGLRGTGFLLTLLAFSPVEISQIPLLLGAFSLAWLLGMVIPGAPGGLGVFEVTVIALLQQRFSPALVISAIALYRLVSILAEAAGAGLAWLDERRCAGS, translated from the coding sequence ATGAAGCAAGTTTGGTCGCGCATAAAACCTTACTGTCGCTGGCTAGTTTTAGGTGGGACACTGTTTTTTTTGGCAAAGACCCTTAAGAATAATTGGCAGGAAGTTGCAGTCATCAATATCAGCGCGATCGGATGGGCAACCCTCGCGATCGCACTGGGTGTAACCTTACTAGCTCATATTTGGTCTGGATGGGTATGGACTTGGATTCTCTCCGAACTGAATCAACCGGTTAATAATTCCCAATTCGTCCAGGTTTACCTAAAAACTAATATTGCCAAGTATTTACCCGGCAATGTCTGGCATTACTACGGTCGAATTGCTGCTGCTAAAACTGCTGGGGTTTCTGCCAGTGTGGCAACTCTCAGCGTGTTGTTGGAACCGCTACTAATGGCATCTGCCGCGATCGCGATCGTTTTACTGGGGGTTCAATCGGTGGCAATTAACAGTTCTGGCAATATCCAGGGATTGCTAATACTCGTTTTGGCTGCTGTGTTGATGACAGTTCATCCCCGGTTTTTGAATTTGGCAATTCGATTTCTCGGTCGGCTCAAGTTAAAACCAAATAACTCAAATGCAGTTAATACCAGTGCTTTTCGAGTAAAACGCTACCCCCTCCGACCCTTATTAGGAGAGTTGGGCTTTATCGGACTCCGTGGCACTGGGTTTTTGTTAACGTTGTTAGCCTTTAGCCCTGTGGAAATAAGTCAAATTCCTTTATTACTGGGGGCTTTCAGTCTCGCATGGCTATTGGGTATGGTTATTCCAGGTGCACCTGGTGGTCTGGGTGTGTTTGAAGTCACGGTGATCGCGCTTTTGCAGCAACGTTTTTCTCCTGCTTTAGTAATCAGTGCGATCGCTCTATATCGCTTGGTTAGCATTCTTGCTGAAGCTGCTGGTGCCGGACTAGCTTGGCTAGATGAACGCCGCTGTGCTGGGTCGTAG
- a CDS encoding RNaseH domain-containing protein gives MRRTSTTTWSRLPSLVVVVVRVNPVAGEVEFTTPSLKNQNRGNRGWVSSWEIYNHLLTENWDSQLYENFGEENLSTEETEEEERNQRLLNQFLASCLNDCLVTSIENETKPHVLLIMDGQNARSTFKWLQNPNLRCGELPSELRRHIQLQERQKRLHIVRCLTKGSTLETPPWNPIGKNPGSRHYGLYAWKNVCDDPKQEIYLRLRETLNTEQDLLRVNQSRLDNGKSPAGNPPLLEYDVVHSRIETLALIRFLEKLRNRWAYFSGTTSLPFPFPYAKHTRDYAISLKDEDFASPE, from the coding sequence ATACGTCGCACTTCAACAACAACTTGGTCGAGATTACCATCTCTCGTTGTAGTAGTGGTCAGAGTTAATCCTGTTGCGGGAGAAGTAGAATTTACAACACCTTCTCTGAAAAATCAAAACAGAGGTAATAGGGGATGGGTTTCATCATGGGAAATTTACAATCATCTTTTAACAGAGAATTGGGATTCTCAACTTTATGAAAATTTTGGTGAAGAAAACTTAAGTACAGAAGAAACGGAAGAAGAAGAACGCAACCAAAGGTTGTTAAACCAATTTTTAGCTAGCTGTTTAAACGACTGTTTAGTCACTTCCATAGAAAATGAAACTAAGCCTCATGTCCTCTTAATCATGGATGGACAGAATGCACGCTCAACTTTTAAGTGGTTGCAAAACCCTAATTTAAGGTGTGGGGAGCTTCCTAGTGAACTTAGAAGACATATCCAGTTACAAGAGCGTCAAAAGCGCTTGCATATTGTTCGTTGTCTAACAAAAGGTAGCACCTTAGAAACGCCTCCTTGGAATCCTATAGGAAAAAACCCTGGTAGTCGCCATTATGGTTTGTATGCTTGGAAAAATGTTTGCGACGATCCCAAACAAGAGATTTATTTGAGGTTAAGAGAAACGCTAAACACTGAACAAGACCTTTTAAGGGTGAATCAATCTCGGCTAGATAACGGCAAAAGTCCTGCTGGTAATCCGCCGCTGCTGGAATACGACGTGGTTCATTCCAGGATCGAGACTTTGGCGTTGATTAGATTTCTAGAAAAACTCAGAAACCGCTGGGCCTATTTTTCTGGAACAACTTCTTTGCCTTTTCCTTTCCCTTATGCTAAACATACCAGGGATTATGCGATCTCCCTTAAGGATGAGGATTTTGCTTCTCCAGAGTAG
- a CDS encoding PHP domain-containing protein produces the protein MAVNCAQTSASPELLKQVFQTIHAESCPRSFNFHMHTVYSDGRLQPEELIEQAIAIGLKGFAITDHHTVGGYQIAQHWLEKWQKSNRQQENSAPHFWSGVEINADLLDTEVHILGYAFDPSHPCLQCYLQKRTTSGEDYRAANVIAAIHQAGGLAVLAHPARYKRSQFELIPAAAQVGIDGVETYYAYNNPTPWRPSSIETEQVQQLAATHSLLSSCGTDTHGLNLLQRL, from the coding sequence ATGGCTGTTAATTGTGCTCAGACTTCTGCTTCACCAGAGCTTTTGAAGCAAGTCTTCCAGACTATTCATGCAGAAAGTTGTCCCAGATCTTTTAATTTCCACATGCATACTGTCTATTCCGATGGCAGGTTGCAGCCAGAAGAATTGATAGAACAGGCGATCGCTATTGGCTTGAAGGGGTTTGCCATCACCGATCATCATACCGTGGGCGGCTACCAAATTGCTCAGCACTGGCTAGAAAAGTGGCAGAAGAGTAACCGCCAGCAGGAGAACAGCGCTCCTCATTTCTGGAGTGGGGTTGAAATCAACGCCGACTTGCTCGATACCGAGGTTCACATTTTAGGTTACGCCTTCGATCCATCACACCCCTGCTTACAGTGCTATTTACAAAAACGTACTACCAGTGGCGAAGATTATCGTGCAGCTAACGTAATTGCAGCGATTCATCAAGCCGGAGGATTAGCGGTACTAGCTCACCCAGCTCGTTACAAGCGATCACAGTTTGAGCTGATTCCCGCTGCTGCTCAAGTGGGTATTGATGGTGTTGAAACCTACTATGCTTACAATAACCCTACCCCTTGGCGACCCAGCTCAATAGAAACTGAACAAGTACAGCAGCTAGCTGCAACTCACAGTTTATTAAGTTCTTGTGGCACCGATACCCACGGTCTTAACCTGCTCCAGCGCCTCTAA
- a CDS encoding Uma2 family endonuclease — MSRTASKLSLQEFLDLSESNDQFELVDGELIPKMAPTSPHSRTQKRLLRLIDDWCEQTAQGEVNPEWTVALKRNGVDWAPVPDLTYISSNRIPADWDGEGPCPGIPELVVEIISPGQTFGGMTEKSTDYLLAGVDRLWVVDLKAKSVSVFRAGHLPQTIWSNGSISDPLLPQLVLPVSRLFARRGE; from the coding sequence ATGAGTCGCACCGCTAGTAAACTTAGCCTGCAAGAGTTTTTGGATTTGTCAGAGAGCAACGATCAGTTCGAACTTGTTGATGGAGAGCTTATCCCTAAAATGGCTCCAACTAGCCCTCACAGTCGCACTCAAAAGCGACTACTGAGACTGATCGATGATTGGTGTGAACAGACAGCTCAGGGTGAAGTCAACCCAGAGTGGACAGTTGCCCTGAAACGTAATGGCGTTGATTGGGCTCCAGTACCAGACTTGACTTACATTTCCTCTAATAGAATTCCGGCAGATTGGGATGGAGAGGGACCTTGCCCAGGAATTCCCGAGTTAGTTGTGGAAATTATTTCTCCTGGTCAAACCTTTGGCGGCATGACCGAGAAGTCAACGGATTATTTGTTGGCTGGAGTAGATCGCCTGTGGGTGGTAGACCTCAAGGCTAAATCGGTGAGTGTCTTCCGTGCAGGTCACTTGCCACAGACCATCTGGAGCAACGGCTCGATCAGCGATCCACTGCTGCCCCAGTTGGTGCTGCCTGTTTCTCGCTTGTTTGCTAGAAGAGGAGAATGA
- the larC gene encoding nickel pincer cofactor biosynthesis protein LarC: MTKLAYLECPTGIAGDMCLGALVDVGVPLEYLIEKLKRLEIEPEYNLRAASVHRNGQLATKVHVDLLAEHHHHGRHLPEISQLITKAELPPRAEAWSLAVFQQLAEAEGKVHGVPPEQVHFHEVGAVDAIVDIVGTCLGLDWLGIDQIYCSALPTGGGTIRAAHGQMAVPVPAVLKLWEMRGCPVYSNGIERELVTPTGAAIATTLATDFGSPPAMSLQRVGLGAGSRDLPIPNILRLWLGESRGQGSGVRGQGAELIDLGDTSPALETISVLETQIDDLSPQAIGYVFEALFAAGAVDVFTQPIGMKKSRPGTLLTIICHPEQLSSCEAVLFRETTTLGIRRSIQQRAILQREIQQVETEYGAVRVKIAWMGKEQEREITNVQPEYEDCAELARQHNISWREIHRLVLHTWDEQNRFPGHIENQIEKSGKLHH; the protein is encoded by the coding sequence ATGACAAAGCTAGCTTATCTAGAATGTCCAACAGGCATTGCTGGTGATATGTGCCTAGGCGCACTCGTTGATGTTGGTGTTCCCTTAGAGTACCTAATTGAAAAGCTTAAAAGACTGGAAATTGAGCCGGAATACAATTTACGTGCTGCATCCGTCCACCGCAATGGTCAACTGGCAACAAAAGTTCATGTCGATTTATTAGCTGAGCATCATCACCACGGTCGGCACCTGCCAGAGATTTCGCAATTGATTACAAAAGCTGAGTTGCCTCCACGGGCAGAAGCGTGGAGTTTAGCCGTGTTCCAGCAGTTGGCAGAAGCAGAAGGGAAAGTACACGGCGTTCCTCCAGAACAAGTTCACTTCCACGAAGTAGGTGCTGTCGATGCAATTGTGGATATCGTCGGTACTTGTTTGGGATTGGATTGGCTGGGGATTGACCAAATCTACTGCTCGGCGTTACCAACGGGCGGAGGTACAATTCGGGCAGCACATGGTCAAATGGCGGTTCCAGTCCCAGCGGTGTTGAAGTTGTGGGAAATGCGTGGCTGTCCGGTTTATAGTAATGGGATTGAGCGAGAACTAGTAACGCCAACCGGGGCAGCGATCGCCACTACCCTGGCTACAGATTTTGGTTCCCCGCCAGCAATGTCTCTCCAGCGGGTGGGATTGGGAGCTGGTTCTCGCGATCTACCGATTCCTAACATTTTGCGGCTCTGGCTAGGTGAGAGTAGGGGTCAGGGGTCAGGGGTCAGGGGTCAGGGAGCAGAATTAATTGATCTTGGTGATACTAGCCCCGCCTTAGAAACTATCTCAGTACTAGAAACCCAAATTGATGATCTCAGTCCTCAAGCCATTGGTTACGTATTTGAGGCATTATTTGCTGCTGGTGCTGTAGACGTATTCACCCAGCCAATTGGGATGAAGAAATCCCGTCCAGGAACTTTGCTGACCATTATTTGCCATCCTGAGCAATTGTCCAGTTGTGAAGCGGTTCTGTTTCGGGAGACTACTACGTTAGGAATTCGTCGCTCTATCCAGCAACGAGCCATTTTGCAACGCGAGATTCAACAAGTTGAAACTGAATATGGTGCAGTGCGGGTGAAGATTGCTTGGATGGGAAAAGAGCAAGAGAGAGAGATTACAAACGTGCAGCCAGAATATGAAGATTGCGCTGAATTAGCCCGACAACACAACATCTCCTGGCGCGAAATTCATCGGTTAGTGCTGCACACCTGGGATGAACAAAACCGTTTTCCCGGACATATTGAGAATCAAATAGAAAAGTCAGGTAAGCTGCATCATTAA
- a CDS encoding L-threonylcarbamoyladenylate synthase — protein MARIYTLHPDNPQIRTIEQVRDALQDGAVMLYPTDTVYAIGCDLNEKPALERVRQIKRLSNDKPLTFLCPSLSNVATYARVSDSAYRIMKHLVPGPYTFLLPATKLVPRLVQDPKRKTTGIRVPKQPVCLALLAALGNPIISTSAHLPQDEQGQSSEGRMPTGSALSGETEGNISRVELFDRLDNLVDVIVDNGSEPSYQVSTILDLTGEEPVITRRGIGWEEAATWA, from the coding sequence ATGGCTAGAATTTACACACTCCATCCTGATAATCCCCAAATCCGCACTATAGAACAGGTTAGGGACGCACTCCAGGATGGTGCGGTGATGCTTTACCCCACTGATACAGTCTATGCGATCGGTTGCGATCTGAACGAAAAGCCAGCATTGGAACGGGTGCGTCAGATTAAGCGGCTATCGAATGATAAGCCACTGACATTTTTGTGTCCCTCTCTTTCTAATGTGGCAACCTATGCGCGGGTGAGTGATTCAGCTTATCGGATTATGAAGCATTTAGTTCCAGGTCCATACACTTTTCTCCTACCTGCCACGAAGTTAGTGCCACGCCTAGTTCAAGATCCAAAGCGCAAAACTACTGGGATTCGGGTGCCAAAACAGCCAGTTTGCTTGGCTTTGTTGGCGGCGTTGGGCAATCCAATTATTTCTACTTCGGCTCACCTTCCCCAAGACGAGCAAGGGCAATCGAGCGAAGGGAGGATGCCGACAGGCTCAGCCCTCTCAGGCGAAACAGAAGGCAATATCTCGCGGGTGGAACTGTTTGACCGTTTAGATAACTTGGTAGATGTGATTGTGGATAATGGTTCGGAACCAAGTTATCAAGTTTCTACCATTCTTGACTTAACGGGAGAAGAGCCTGTCATCACTCGGCGAGGTATCGGATGGGAAGAAGCAGCAACTTGGGCTTAA